In a single window of the Antennarius striatus isolate MH-2024 chromosome 3, ASM4005453v1, whole genome shotgun sequence genome:
- the ssh1a gene encoding protein phosphatase Slingshot homolog 1 isoform X4: protein MINILRSEDRIKLAVRLESAWSDRVRYMVVVYTSGRQDTEENILLGIDFISKDCKSCSIGMVLPLWSDTKIHLDGDGGFTVNTAGRTHVFKPVSVQAMWSALQVLHKVCEVSRRYNYFPGGIALTWMGYYESCIASDQSCINEWNAMRDLETTRPDSPPMFVDKPSERERTECLIKAKLRSIMTCQDLENVTCKQIRTELEQHMNCNLKEYKEFIDNEMLLILGQMDKATLIFDHVYLGSEWNASNLEELQETGVGYILNVTREIDNFFPGTFSYHNIRVYDEDATDLLAHWNDTYNFIVKAKKSHSKCLVHCKMGVSRSASTVIAYAMKEFGWSLEKAYNFVKQKRSITRPNPGFMRQLAEYEGILDASKQRHNKLWHPDADCEMAEGPPGSTHCCGGEEGEHLTPEPGMSPSCEEVLSERGAACPSLCRNVSLEIDPAYNNYYFRRLSDSALDSEPSTPVRGPPLIGMEKVFIEIEDVERDALLDDEAFVGRDGLSLSHFGPSSAGTAAQTSSRGSEPLEELRLRLEFSTVEEEDEEEVQKEEAEMEVLMQPDEGGGGEGGGGEETEDVDTGGNGIDLATLNENFNNNNHLSTPYNLNLKASSNAPSASTLPSTQKEDFPHPVSKLCLNPDPPDVLSTSLPLSHSSSEDLLSSVLLLHSYDPLCDCVNGSAATLTAPLNTDEPPGNSLNSLKWKESGEALEATMENQDGKCLSDELPELMRMDVEDENPTVACYIGQQQTLLQLQTSGLVRRRAERLERLSGLSPERLHSPLHACQRSVKSPCHIEGEEEFSGFTKDFPKSSTSCQVRLEPLVVPLTNEALLGAVGSGLLTPTSSPHGSTLTRSSSSDSLRSLRGKPGLVRQRTQEIETRMRLAGLTVPSRLKRSNSLAKLGSLNFSSEDLCSACSSDAGTLLLLSLSPEPDPCLEWGSPTTSALSRPRNDLHTPERALPSEPRS, encoded by the exons ATGATAAACATCCTTCGCTCGGAGGACAGAATCAAACTG GCAGTACGGCTGGAAAGTGCATGGTCAGATCGTGTGCGGTACATGGTGGTGGTGTACACCAGCGGGCGGCAAGACACGGAAGAGAACATTTTACTGGGAATCGACTTTATCAGCAAAGACTG CAAAAGCTGTTCGATCGGCATGGTGCTACCTCTGTGGAGCGACACCAAGATCCATCTGGATGGCGATGG TGGTTTCACGGTGAACACAGCGGGTCGCACTCACGTCTTCAAGCCCGTGTCTGTGCAGGCTATGTG GTCTGCGCTGCAGGTGCTGCACAAGGTATGCGAGGTGTCGCGCAGGTACAACTACTTCCCTGGTGGCATTGCTCTCACCTGGATGGGCTACTACGAAAGCTGCATCGCTTCAGACCAGAGCTGCATCAACGAGTGGAACGCCATGAGAGACCTGGAGACCACACGGCCAGACTCGCCTCCCATGTTCGTCGACAA GCCTTCAGAAAGGGAGAGGACGGAGTGCCTTATTAAAGCTAAACTCAGAAGCATCATGACGTGCCAGGACCTGGAGAACGTCACCTGCAAACAG ATCCGCACAGAGCTGGAACAACACATGAACTGTAACCTGAAGGAGTACAAAGAGTTCATCGACAATGAGATGCTGCTGATCCTGGGCCAGATGGACAAAGCCACCCTCATCTTTGACCACGTCTATCTG GGATCTGAATGGAATGCCTCTAATTTGGAGGAACTGCAAGAGACAGG GGTGGGTTATATCCTCAACGTTACCAGGGAGATAGATAACTTCTTTCCAGGCACATTCAGTTATCACAACATACGTGTTTACGATGAAGACGCAACTGACCTGCTGGCTCACTGGAATGACACATACAACTTTATTGTTAAAGCAAA AAAGAGCCACTCTAAGTGTCTGGTTCACTGCAAGATGGGTGTCAGTCGTTCTGCCTCCACCGTCATCGCTTACGCTATGAAGGAGTTTGGCTGGTCGCTGGAGAAGGCCTACAACTTTGTCAAGcaaaagagaagcatcacacgaCCCAACCCGGGATTCATGAGACAGCTTGCGGAGTACGAGGGTATCCTGGATGCAAG TAAACAGCGTCACAACAAGCTCTGGCATCCAGACGCAGACTGTGAAATGGCAGAGGGTCCTCCGGGGTCGACTCACTGTTgtgggggggaggagggagaacaTCTCACTCCCGAGCCGGGGATGTCTCCCTCCTGTGAGGAAGTGCTGTCTGAGAGGGGGGCGGCGTGTCCCTCGCTATGTAGGAATGTTTCACTGGAGATCGACCCCGCCTACAATAACTACTATTTCCGCCGACTCTCTGACTCGGCTCTGGACAGCGAACCATCAACACCTGTGCGTGGCCCCCCACTCATTGGCATGGAAAAAGTATTTATAGAGATTGAGGATGTGGAGCGAGACGCTCTCCTGGACGACGAGGCCTTCGTGGGCCGCGACGGCCTTTCGCTCTCCCACTTTGGGCCTTCCTCAGCGGGAACTGCTGCTCAGACGAGCTCCCGGGGGTCTGAGCCCCTGGAGGAGCTACGTCTGAGGCTGGAGTTCAGCACcgtagaggaggaggatgaggaggaggttcAGAAGGAAGAGGCAGAGATGGAGGTACTCATGCAACCagatgagggaggaggaggagaaggaggcggaggagaggaaacagaagatGTGGATACAGGTGGGAATGGCATCGACCTGGCAACCCTAAACGAAAACTTCAACAATAATAACCACTTGAGCACGCCGTATAACCTTAAC CTGAAAGCCTCCTCCAATGCTCCTTCAGCTTCTACCCTTCCATCCACGCAGAAGGAAGACTTTCCACACCCCGTCTCAAAGCTTTGCCTTAACCCCGACCCTCCTGACGTCCTGAGTACTTCACTCCCACTGTCCCATTCATCTTCTGAAGATCTCCTATCTTCTGTGTTACTGCTGCACTCCTATGACCCTCTGTGTGACTGTGTCAACGGCTCTGCTGCCACACTCACAGCTCCCCTCAATACAGACGAACCACCAGGAAACTCGTTGAACTCGCTGAAGTGGAAGGAGAGTGGGGAAGCATTGGAAGCGACGATGGAGAATCAGGACGGTAAATGTTTGTCAGATGAACTTCCTGAGCTGATGAGAATGGACGTGGAGGACGAGAACCCCACCGTGGCGTGCTACATCGGCCAACAGCAGACGCTTTTGCAGCTGCAGACTTCTGGACTGGTTCGCCGGCGTGCAGAAAGACTAGAGAGACTTTCAGGTTTATCCCCGGAGAGACTTCACTCCCCTTTACATGCATGTCAAAGATCTGTGAAGAGCCCCTGTCACATTGAGGGTGAAGAGGAATTCTCTGGCTTCACTAAGGACTTCCCTAAATCTTCTACGTCATGCCAAGTGCGGTTAGAGCCACTGGTGGTGCCACTGACCAATGAAGCCTTGTTGGGGGCGGTGGGGTCTGGTTTGCTCACGCCGACCTCCTCTCCTCACGGCTCCACCCTGACACGCAGCTCCAGCAGCGACAGTCTGCGCAGCCTTAGGGGGAAACCTGGTCTCGTGCGTCAGAGAACGCAGGAGATCGAGACCCGCATGCGACTGGCGGGCCTGACGGTGCCTTCCAGGCTGAAGCGGTCGAACTCGCTGGCCAAGTTGGGTAGCCTCAACTTTTCTTCGGAGGATTTATGTTCAGCCTGCTCCTCAGACGCAGGGACACTACTGCTCCTTTCGCTGTCGCCAGAACCAGACCCCTGCCTGGAGTGGGGCTCCCCCACCACCTCTGCTTTGTCCCGGCCCCGTAATGACCTGCACACTCCGGAGAGAGCACTACCGAGTGAGCCCAGGAGCTAA